AGATTGTCTTGGTTCCGTCGGTGTTCGGCCCGCGCTCCATCCAGTGCTTCCAGCATGTCCGGCCGCGGGAAACAGGGAGGCAAGGTCCGCGCCAAGGCCAAGTCGCGCTCGTCGCGAGCCGGGCTGCAGTTCCCTGTCGGCCGTGTCCATCGGCTTCTCCGAAAAGGTAACTATGCGGAGCGCGTGGGTGCCGGAGCTCCCGTCTACATGGCGGCCGTGCTGGAGTACCTGACGGCCGAGATCCTGGAGCTGGCGGGCAACGCGGCCCGCGACAACAAGAAGACGCGCATCATCCCCCGCCACCTGCAGCTCGCCATCCGCAACGACGAGGAGCTCAACAAGCTGCTGGGCAAGGT
This portion of the Anomalospiza imberbis isolate Cuckoo-Finch-1a 21T00152 chromosome 5, ASM3175350v1, whole genome shotgun sequence genome encodes:
- the LOC137474732 gene encoding histone H2A.J — its product is MSGRGKQGGKVRAKAKSRSSRAGLQFPVGRVHRLLRKGNYAERVGAGAPVYMAAVLEYLTAEILELAGNAARDNKKTRIIPRHLQLAIRNDEELNKLLGKVTIAQGGVLPNIQAVLLPKKTESHKAKSK